In the Prochlorococcus marinus CUG1438 genome, ACTATTAACCGTTAAATCTGATGATATGCAAGGAAGGAACGAAGCCTTAAATGCAATCGTTAAAGGTAAACCTATTCCAAGGCCAGGCACTCCTGAGTCATTCAAAGTTCTTATGAGAGAATTACAATCTCTCGGATTAGATATTGGAGTTTACACAGATGAAGGTAAGGAGGTAGATCTCATGCAAGATGTAAATCCAAGAAGGAATACTCCGTCAAGACCGACTTACGAATCACTAGGAACCTCTGAATATGAGGAAGATTAAATACCCAACTAAAAAACTTCTAATTTAATTTCCCAAAATGACAAATAGCAACTTAAGAACTGAAAACCACTTTGATTACGTCAAAATTTCAATAGCTTCTCCACAAAGAATAATGGATTGGGGACAGAGGACGTTGCCGAATGGACAAGTGGTAGGTGAAGTTACTAAACCTGAAACTATTAATTACAGGACACTTAAACCAGAAATGGATGGATTGTTTTGTGAGAAGATTTTTGGTCCCTCAAAAGATTGGGAATGCCATTGTGGTAAGTATAAAAGGGTTAGACATCGAGGCATTGTTTGTGAGAGGTGTGGGGTTGAAGTAACTGAAAGCAGAGTTAGAAGACATAGGATGGGGTACATCAAACTTGCTGCTCCAGTTTCTCATGTTTGGTATTTAAAAGGAATTCCTAGTTATGTCGCGATTCTTTTGGATATACCACTTCGAGATGTAGAACAGATTGTTTACTTTAATTGTTATGTTGTTTTAGATCCTGGTGATCATAAAGAACTCAAATATAAGCAATTACTTACTGAAGATGAATGGTTGGAAATTGAAGATGAAATTTACGCTGAAGATTCAACAATTGAAAATGAACCTTTTGTTGGTATTGGCGCTGAGGCCCTTAAGCAGTTACTTGAGGACCTTGATTTGAATCAGGTTGCTGAGGAACTTAGGGAAGAAATTACACAAAGTAAAGGGCAAAAAAGGGCAAAACTTATAAAAAGAATAAGAGTTATTGATAATTTTATTGCGACTAACGCCAAGCCAGAGTGGATGGTATTAGACGCTATTCCAGTAATACCTCCAGATCTTAGACCTATGGTTCAGCTTGATGGAGGAAGATTTGCTACTTCTGATTTAAATGATCTTTATAGAAGAGTAATTAATAGAAATAATCGACTAGCGAGGCTGCAAGAAATTTTAGCTCCTGAAATTATCGTAAGAAATGAAAAAAGGATGCTTCAAGAAGCAGTTGATGCCCTTATAGATAATGGTAGGAGAGGTAGAACTGTTGTTGGTGCGAACAATAGAGCACTTAAGTCCCTTAGTGACATTATTGAAGGAAAACAAGGAAGATTTAGACAGAATCTTTTAGGTAAGCGTGTTGACTATTCAGGAAGATCTGTAATAGTTGTGGGACCTAAATTAAAAATGCATGAGTGTGGATTACCAAAGGAAATGGCGATTGAGCTCTTTCAACCTTTTGTAATACATAGGTTAATACGTCAAAATATTGTTAACAATATTAAAGCTGCTAAGAAATTAATACAAAAAGCTGACGATGAAGTTATGCAGGTACTTCAAGAAGTGATTGAAGGCCATCCAATTCTTTTAAATAGAGCACCTACACTTCATAGATTAGGAATTCAAGCTTTTGAACCAAAATTAGTTGGAGGTAGAGCGATACAACTTCATCCTTTAGTTTGTCCTGCATTTAATGCTGATTTTGATGGAGATCAAATGGCAGTTCATGTTCCGCTAGCTTTGGAAGCACAAACTGAAGCACGCATGCTTATGCTAGCCAGTAATAATATTCTTTCTCCTGCTACTGGGGAACCGATTGTTACTCCATCTCAAGATATGGTTTTAGGATCTTATTATCTGACAGCTTTGCAACCAAATTATCAAAAACCTGATTTTGGAGATAATAATTCTACTTTTGCTTCATTAGAAGATGTCATTTCTGCCTTTGAAGATAAAAGACTTAGCTTACACGAATGGGTATGGGTTAGATTTAATGGAGAGGTTGAAGATGATGACGAAATGAGTACACCTAAAAAGACTCAAGAGCTTGAAGATGGCTCAAAGTTAGAATTGTGGAATTTAAGAAGAGATAGATTTGATTCTCAGAATAACTTAATTAGCAGATTTGTTTTGACAACTGTCGGAAGAGTAGTGATGAACTATACCATCATTGATTCTGTATCTAAAACGTAATCTTTAAAAACTTTTTTTCATTCATTTAAAAATCATGACATCATCTAAACCTAAAAAAACTTCTAGAGTTCGTAAAACTACTAAAACCTCAAAAAAGAATAATCCAGTTGTAATGCCTGCTTTAGCTAAAACTCCGCCTTCATTCAAAAATAAAGTAGTTGATAAGAGAGCTTTAAAAAATTTAGTCTCTTGGGCATACAAAACTCATGGTACCGCTATAACTGCTGCCATGGCTGATAATTTAAAGGACTTAGGTTTTAAATATGCTACCCAGGCTGCTGTCTCTATTTCCGTAGATGACTTAAAAGTTCCTGAAGCTAAACAAGATTTAATAGGACAAGCTGAAGAGCAAATATCTGCCACAGAGGAATGTTATAGACTTGGCGAAATTACTGAAGTTGAAAGACATACAAAAGTTATTGATACCTGGACTGAAACTAATGAGAGATTAGTAGACGCTGTAAAAAATAATTTTAACCAAAATGATCCTCTAAATTCAGTTTGGATGATGGCTAATTCAGGGGCAAGGGGTAATATGTCTCAGGTGAGACAACTTGTTGGTATGAGGGGTTTAATGGCTAATCCTCAAGGAGAAATTATTGACCTGCCAATAAGAACAAACTTTAGAGAGGGACTTACTGTTACTGAATATGTCATATCTTCTTATGGAGCAAGGAAAGGGTTGGTAGACACTGCTTTAAGAACTGCTGATTCTGGTTATTTAACCCGGAGATTGGTTGATGTAGCCCAAGATGTAATTGTTAGAGAAGAAGATTGTGGAACAGAAAGATCAATAGTTGTTGAAGCTGAAGATGGTAAGTTCCAAACAAGACTCCTTGGAAGACTTACAGCTGAGGATATTTTAGATTCTGAGGGCAACTTAATTATTCCTCAAAATACTGCAATAGACCCTTCATTTTCACAAAAAATTGAGACAGCATCTATTTCAAAAGTAAAAATAAGATCACCATTAACATGTGAAGCTAATAGGTCTGTTTGTAGGAGATGTTATGGATGGGCTTTAGCTCATAATCATCTTGTTGACTTGGGCGAAGCGGTAGGAATCATCGCTGCTCAGTCTATTGGAGAGCCAGGAACTCAGTTGACAATGAGAACTTTCCATACTGGGGGGGTATCAACTGCTGAAAGTGGAGTAGTAAGATCAAAGATTTCCGGTAAAGTTGAATTCAGCTCGAAAGCAAAAGTAAGAGGTTATAGAACACCACATGGGGTGGAAGCTAAACAAGCAGAAGTTGACTTTATTTTAAAAATAGTTCCTCAAGGAAATAATTCTAACAAAGTTCAAAAAATTGAAGTTTCGAGTGGATCGCTTTTATTCGTTGAAGATGGTGAAGAAATTAATTCTGATATAACTGTTGCTCAGATTACTGTTGGAGCTGTAAAGAAAAGCGTTGAAAAAGCAACGAAGGATGTTATCTGTGATTTAGCTGGTCAAGTCAAGTTTGATAAGGTTATTCAGCCAAAAGAGTCTACAGATAGACAGGGAAATATCACTTTAAAAGCCCAAAGATTAGGCAGATTGTGGGTACTAGCGGGTGATGTATATAATTTACCTCCTAATGCAGTACCAGTCATCTCATCAGGAAAGTCTGTAGATGAAGGAACTGTATTGGCAGAAGCAAGTCAATCAAGTGAGTTTGGTGGACAAGTTCGATTAAGAGATTCTATAGGAGATGCAAGAGAAGTTCAGATTGTTACTACTTCTATGTCTTTAAGCAATTTTAAATTACATGAAGAATCTACACATTCAGGTCAAATATATAACTTGGAATCTAAAGATGGAATAACTTATCGTTTGAACATTTCACCCGGTAGTAAAATTAGTAATGGTGAGGTAATAGCAGATTTAACGGATGAAAGGTTCCGTACAAAAACGGGCGGGTTAGTGAAATATTCCCCTGGATTAAGTGTCAAAAAAGCCAGATCATCTAAAAATGGTTTTGAAGTTAGTCAAGGAGGAACATTGCTTTGGATTCCTCAAGAGACACATGAAATTAATAAGGATATATCTCTTTTAATGATTGAAGATATGAAATGGATTGAAGCAGGAACAGAAGTAGTAAAAGATATATTTAGTCAAACATCAGGTATTGTTACGGTTACTCAGAAAAATGATATTCTCCGTGAAATAACAGTTAGAAATGGAACTTTTCATGAGTGCGACGATGAAGATGTTTTGAATAGATTTACTGAAGAAGGTAGTCTAGTAAATCCAGGTGAAAAGATTTTAGATGGTATTGAAAATAAAGAAATTCTTTTTGTTCAGAAAATAGAAACTTCAAAATCTAGAGGCTTATTGCTAAGAACTGTTGAGGAATTTACCATACCTGATCAAGCAGAATTACCTGAATTATCCCATGTTAAACAGGAAAAAGGACCGCATTTAGGCTTAAAAGCCATCCAAAGGCTTACTTATAAAGATGGTGAATTAATAAAATCAGTTGAAGGAGTTGAATTACTTAAAACCCATTTGAAAGTTGAAAGTTTTGATGCTACTCCTCAAATGACCATTGATGTTGAGTCGGTTGAAGATAAAAATGATGCTTCAATAAATAGGCTGAATTTGGTGATATTGGAATCTATTCTTGTAAGAAGAGATACGATATCTGATTCCAGTCATGGCTCAACTCATACTGAATTGCAAGTCAAAAATAATCAAATAGTTAAAGCAGGAGATGTAATTGCTACAACTCAAATTCTTTGCAAAGAACCTGGAATTGTTCAGTTGCCAAATGCTGTTGATGACGAGCCTATAAGAAGATTAATTGTTGAGAGAGAAGAAGATAAAATTAAAATTAAGATAAGTGGTAAAGCAGTCGTTAAAGTCGGTGATCGGGTAGTTGATGGTGATCCTGTTAGTGAGTCTGAGGAATCTAGTTCTTGTGGAGAAATTGAAGAGGTTTCTAGTAGTGCAGTAACCTTAAGACTTGGGAGGCCTTATATGGTTTCTCCTGATTCAGTCTTACATGTTAGGGACGGAGACTTAGTCCTAAGGGGTGATGGTTTAGCGTTACTTGTTTTTGAGAGGCAGAAAACTGGAGATATTGTTCAAGGATTGCCTCGAATCGAAGAGTTGTTAGAAGCTAGGAGACCTAGAGATTCTGCAATTTTATGTAAAAAATCAGGTATTGTTCAGATTAAAAAAGGTAATGATGAAGAATCAGTTTCTTTATCGGTTATTGAAAAAGATGATTTAGTCAATGAATATCAACTATTAATTGGGAAAAATATCATGGTTAGTGATGGACAACAAGTATCAGGTGGAGAAGCTTTAACTGACGGTCCAGTTAATCCTCATGAATTATTAGATTGTTACTTCAACGATTTAAAAAATGATAAACCTTTAATAGATGCAGCCAGAGAATCCATTTCAAAATTACAAAGAAGTATGGTAAATGAAGTCCAAAACGTATATAAGTCCCAAGGTGTTGCAATTGATGATAAACATATTGAAGTTATTGTTAGACAAATGACGAGTAAAGTCCGAGTAGAAGACGCTGGTGATACTACCCTCTTACCTGGTGAACTTATAGAGTTGAGGCAAGTTGAGGATACTAATCAAGCAATGGCAATTACCGGAGGAGCTCCAGCAGAGTTTACGCCTGTATTGTTAGGTATAACTAAAGCTTCCCTAAATACAGATAGCTTTATATCCGCAGCTTCATTCCAGGAAACAACGAGGGTCCTAACAGAAGCTGCAATTGAAGGTAAATCTGATTGGCTGAGAGGTCTAAAAGAAAATGTTATCATCGGTAGACTAATACCTGCAGGGACTGGTTTTAGCGGATTTGTAGAGGAGTTAGCATCAGAAGCTGGTCCTCATCCTGATATCCTCGCGGAAGAATCTGGTGGATATAGAAGAGCACAGAACCTAAGACCAGACTATACAGTTGATATGCC is a window encoding:
- a CDS encoding DNA-directed RNA polymerase subunit gamma, producing MTNSNLRTENHFDYVKISIASPQRIMDWGQRTLPNGQVVGEVTKPETINYRTLKPEMDGLFCEKIFGPSKDWECHCGKYKRVRHRGIVCERCGVEVTESRVRRHRMGYIKLAAPVSHVWYLKGIPSYVAILLDIPLRDVEQIVYFNCYVVLDPGDHKELKYKQLLTEDEWLEIEDEIYAEDSTIENEPFVGIGAEALKQLLEDLDLNQVAEELREEITQSKGQKRAKLIKRIRVIDNFIATNAKPEWMVLDAIPVIPPDLRPMVQLDGGRFATSDLNDLYRRVINRNNRLARLQEILAPEIIVRNEKRMLQEAVDALIDNGRRGRTVVGANNRALKSLSDIIEGKQGRFRQNLLGKRVDYSGRSVIVVGPKLKMHECGLPKEMAIELFQPFVIHRLIRQNIVNNIKAAKKLIQKADDEVMQVLQEVIEGHPILLNRAPTLHRLGIQAFEPKLVGGRAIQLHPLVCPAFNADFDGDQMAVHVPLALEAQTEARMLMLASNNILSPATGEPIVTPSQDMVLGSYYLTALQPNYQKPDFGDNNSTFASLEDVISAFEDKRLSLHEWVWVRFNGEVEDDDEMSTPKKTQELEDGSKLELWNLRRDRFDSQNNLISRFVLTTVGRVVMNYTIIDSVSKT
- a CDS encoding DNA-directed RNA polymerase subunit beta', whose protein sequence is MTSSKPKKTSRVRKTTKTSKKNNPVVMPALAKTPPSFKNKVVDKRALKNLVSWAYKTHGTAITAAMADNLKDLGFKYATQAAVSISVDDLKVPEAKQDLIGQAEEQISATEECYRLGEITEVERHTKVIDTWTETNERLVDAVKNNFNQNDPLNSVWMMANSGARGNMSQVRQLVGMRGLMANPQGEIIDLPIRTNFREGLTVTEYVISSYGARKGLVDTALRTADSGYLTRRLVDVAQDVIVREEDCGTERSIVVEAEDGKFQTRLLGRLTAEDILDSEGNLIIPQNTAIDPSFSQKIETASISKVKIRSPLTCEANRSVCRRCYGWALAHNHLVDLGEAVGIIAAQSIGEPGTQLTMRTFHTGGVSTAESGVVRSKISGKVEFSSKAKVRGYRTPHGVEAKQAEVDFILKIVPQGNNSNKVQKIEVSSGSLLFVEDGEEINSDITVAQITVGAVKKSVEKATKDVICDLAGQVKFDKVIQPKESTDRQGNITLKAQRLGRLWVLAGDVYNLPPNAVPVISSGKSVDEGTVLAEASQSSEFGGQVRLRDSIGDAREVQIVTTSMSLSNFKLHEESTHSGQIYNLESKDGITYRLNISPGSKISNGEVIADLTDERFRTKTGGLVKYSPGLSVKKARSSKNGFEVSQGGTLLWIPQETHEINKDISLLMIEDMKWIEAGTEVVKDIFSQTSGIVTVTQKNDILREITVRNGTFHECDDEDVLNRFTEEGSLVNPGEKILDGIENKEILFVQKIETSKSRGLLLRTVEEFTIPDQAELPELSHVKQEKGPHLGLKAIQRLTYKDGELIKSVEGVELLKTHLKVESFDATPQMTIDVESVEDKNDASINRLNLVILESILVRRDTISDSSHGSTHTELQVKNNQIVKAGDVIATTQILCKEPGIVQLPNAVDDEPIRRLIVEREEDKIKIKISGKAVVKVGDRVVDGDPVSESEESSSCGEIEEVSSSAVTLRLGRPYMVSPDSVLHVRDGDLVLRGDGLALLVFERQKTGDIVQGLPRIEELLEARRPRDSAILCKKSGIVQIKKGNDEESVSLSVIEKDDLVNEYQLLIGKNIMVSDGQQVSGGEALTDGPVNPHELLDCYFNDLKNDKPLIDAARESISKLQRSMVNEVQNVYKSQGVAIDDKHIEVIVRQMTSKVRVEDAGDTTLLPGELIELRQVEDTNQAMAITGGAPAEFTPVLLGITKASLNTDSFISAASFQETTRVLTEAAIEGKSDWLRGLKENVIIGRLIPAGTGFSGFVEELASEAGPHPDILAEESGGYRRAQNLRPDYTVDMPQSPAVSSSAILDDPSDEDLETTRNRHGIDPSSSNFAAFARPSAENQFSEDQLPDPAALEGLQEEGLLSDE